From Clarias gariepinus isolate MV-2021 ecotype Netherlands chromosome 2, CGAR_prim_01v2, whole genome shotgun sequence, one genomic window encodes:
- the LOC128506326 gene encoding E3 ubiquitin-protein ligase TRIM16-like, with amino-acid sequence MAKASISVDQDQFICPVCLDLLKDPLTLPCGHSFCKMCINCCWDQDDQKGVYSCPQCRDTFTSRPILRRNNTLAEVVEKLKKATEVQDASPAQCYTEPGDVECDFCTGRKHKAVKSCLKCVASYCETHLKSHLEVPALKKHTLIEASAKLQEKICSEHNKLIEIYCRTDQTCICYLCTMNDHKDHDIVTATTERAEKQSELKEEQMKSQQRIQEKQKKVQELKQAVNTIKLSAQTAVEDSERIFTELISSMEKKRLKVTELIRAQEKTELSQAEQLLEQLEQEIADLQKRLTELEQLSHTHDHIQFLQSFQSLCISSGCNDPFSLPVHQHLSFDGVRNSLSNLKKRFEEFSAVDQIISPSEPQSREDFLKYFCYLTLDPNTAHRNLILSEKNRAVTASKKVQTCVGHPERFDYWPQVLCKESVNGRCYWEVEWTCANCDSISVSYKDISRKGHADECGFGHNDQSWSLVGSSSFLSFYHNDIKTDLGIPSSSRMGVYVDHSAGTLSFYSVSDTMKLLHRVHTTFTQPLYAGFRLYCLFGSTFVRLCDPE; translated from the exons ATGGCTAAAGCCAGTATTTCAGTGGATCAGGATCAATTcatctgtccagtgtgtctggatctCCTGAAGGACCCTTTGACTCTCCcctgtggtcacagtttctgtaaGATGTGTATCAATTGCTGCTGGGATCAAGATGATCAGAAGGGCGTCTACAGCTGTCCTCAGTGCAGAGACACTTTCACATCAAGGCCTATTCTGCGAAGAAACAACACGCTGGCTGAAGTGGTGGAGAAACTGAAGAAGGCGACTGAAGTTCAAGATGCTTCTCCTGCTCAATGTTACACTGAacctggagatgtggagtgtgatttcTGCACCGGGAGAAAACACAAAGCTGTCAAGTCCTGTCTAAAGTGTGTGGCTTCTTACTGTGAAACGCATCTAAAATCTCATTTGGAAGTTCCTGCtttgaaaaaacacacattaattgAAGCTTCAGCAAAACTTCAAGAGAAGATCTGCTCTGAACATAACAAGCTGATCGAAATCTACTGCCGTACTGATCAAACCTGCATCTGTTATTTGTGTACAATGAATGATCATAAAGATCACGACATCGTCACAGCCACAACTGAAAGAGCTGAGAAACAG AGTGAGTTAAAGGAGGAGCAGATGAAATCCcagcagagaatccaggagaagcagaagaaggtgcaggagctgaaacaggctgtaaacactataaag CTTAGTGCACAGACAGCAGTGGAGGACAGTGAGAGgatctttactgagctgatcagctccATGGAGAAAAAGCGCTTGAAGGTGAcggagctgatcagagctcaggagaagaCTGAACTGAGTCAAGCTGAACAACTCCTggagcaactggagcaggagattgctgatcttCAGAAAAGACTtactgagctggagcagctttcacacacacacgatcacatcCAGTTCCTCCAG AGTTTCCAGTCTCTTTGTATTTCTTCTGGATGTAATGACCCCTTCAGTCTTCCTGTCCATCAACATCTCTCATTTGATGGAGTGAGAAATTCTCTCTCAAATCTGAAAAAGAGATTTGAGGAATTCT CTGCAGTAGATCAGATAATTTCACCATCAGAGCCACAGAGCAGAGAAGATTTTCTGaaat atttctgttatctgactctggatcccaacacGGCACATCGTAACCTCATTCTGTCTGAGAAGAACAGAGCAGTAACAGCCAGTAAAAAAGTACAGACATGTGTTGGtcatccagagagatttgaTTACTGGCCTCAAGTGTTGTGTAAGGAGAGTGTGAAtggacgctgttactgggaggtggagtggaCCTGCGCTAATTGTGACTCAATTTCAGTCTCATATAAAGACATCTCCAGGAAAGGACATGCTGATGAGTGTGGGTTTGGACACAATGATCAGTCCTGGAGTTTGGTGGGTTCATCATCTTTTCTCTCATTCTACCACAATGACATTAAGACTGATCTTGGCATTCCATCGTCCTCCAGAATgggagtgtatgtggatcacagtgcaggaactctgtccttctacagcgtctctgacacgatgaagctcctccacagagtccacaccacattcactcagcctctgtacGCTGGGTTCAGACTCTACTGTTTGTTTGGTTCTACATTTGTGAGATTGTGTGATCCAGAATAA